One region of Flavobacterium sp. KACC 22763 genomic DNA includes:
- the gltB gene encoding glutamate synthase large subunit: MRVKEQGLYLPEFEHDNCGAGFICNLNGIKSNDIIHKALDILIKLEHRGAVSSDGRTGDGAGILFDIPHDFFKKVCDFEIPEAREYAVGMVFLPKSKNQVSFCINAFEATIKDQNLKVLGWRDVPVDVENLGEIAAEKEPTIKQVFVSKNGQDLTEQEFNAKLFAARKIAEHAVRGSKTSESHMFYFTSLSTTTIIYKGLLMPEDISRYYIDLKDPDLVTRLALVHQRFSTNTFPSWDLAQPFRYMCHNGEINTLRGNVSRMRAREELMQSKVFGEDIKKLFPIILEGKSDSASMDMVIELLLMTGRSLPEAMMMVVPEAWEKHQTMSPEKRAFYEYNACIMEPWDGPASIPFTDGNVIGALLDRNGLRPSRYTLTKSGFVIMSSEIGVLDIDPEDVIQHGRLEPGKMFLVDMNEGRIIEDEEVKKAIVTKRPYKQWVDENLLPLASVPYTNNPTPVEKLDFLTRQRLFGYTIEDLKTIINPMGSDGAEAISSMGNDTPLAVLSDQPQLLYNYFKQLFAQVTNPPLDGIREEIITDISLAIGGDFNIFEIESKQCKKLKIQNPVISNEDLDKIRNIDHADFKSATISTLYKIEKGVNGLERALEKCVQATFKAVNEGCNIIILSDRGVSEELAPIPMLLACSYIHHSLNILQVRSKFGIIIESAEPREPHHFALLFGYGASAINPYMVNEIIHDQVEKGFITKVKADYAVVNYNKAIAKGIVKIMNKIGISTLHSYRAAQIFEILGLNKTFTSKYFPYTPSRIEGIGLMEVEKEVKKRFQKAFPNSKIANLLSLEIGGIYRWRRGGEKHMFNPTTISKLQQAVRLNSPESYKEYSNAVNEQSSNLMTIRGLFEFNNLDPISIDEVEPWTEIVKKFKTGAMSYGSISQEAHENLAIAMNRIGGKSNSGEGGEDPRRFQKEINGDSRNSAIKQVASGRFGVSINYLTNAKEIQIKMAQGAKPGEGGQLPGEKVVPWIAETRNSTPYVGLISPPPHHDIYSIEDLSQLIYDLKNANREARINVKLVSEVGVGTIAAGVAKAKADVILISGYDGGTGAAPLTSLQHTGIPWELGLAEAQQTLILNDLRSRVVLECDGQLKTGRDVAIAALLGAEEFGFATAPLVASGCIMMRACHLNTCPVGIATQDPELRKNFKGTPEHVINFMYFIAEELREIMAQLGFRTLKEMVGQSQKLNVNKAIKHYKANGLDLSTILYKPEKAKTEPNHNTTTQDHQLENVLDFDIIKEAIPSIYRKEKTRVTFKIKNTDRSVGAILSNEISKIYGAQGLPDDTILVDFEGSAGQSFGAFATNGLSFKIHGNCNDYLGKGLSGGKLIVKVPPTATFNPEDNIIIGNVALYGAITGEAYINGMAGERFCVRNSGATAVVEGIGDHGCEYMTGGTVVVLGKTGRNFAAGMSGGVAYVYDPKKKFDSTVCNMEMVAFDPMEEEDLTKLRKLIKNHSLYTSSPLAKRILADWENQQQHFVKVMPTDYKKALQRIAEEKKIEELIAG; encoded by the coding sequence ATGAGAGTTAAAGAACAAGGGCTTTATCTGCCTGAATTTGAACACGACAATTGTGGTGCAGGATTTATTTGTAATTTGAATGGTATTAAGTCAAATGATATTATTCACAAAGCATTAGACATCTTAATTAAATTGGAACATCGTGGTGCCGTAAGTTCTGATGGAAGAACTGGTGACGGAGCCGGAATTTTATTCGACATTCCTCATGATTTTTTTAAGAAAGTTTGTGACTTTGAAATCCCAGAAGCGCGTGAGTATGCAGTAGGAATGGTTTTTTTACCAAAAAGCAAAAACCAGGTTTCTTTTTGTATTAATGCATTTGAAGCTACTATCAAAGATCAAAACTTAAAGGTTTTAGGTTGGAGAGATGTGCCAGTTGACGTTGAAAATTTAGGTGAAATCGCCGCAGAAAAAGAACCAACAATTAAACAAGTTTTCGTTTCTAAAAACGGACAAGATTTAACTGAACAAGAATTTAATGCAAAACTTTTTGCAGCTAGAAAAATTGCTGAACATGCCGTAAGAGGATCTAAAACCTCAGAAAGCCACATGTTTTATTTCACTAGCCTATCGACAACTACTATAATATATAAAGGTCTATTGATGCCAGAAGACATCAGCCGTTATTATATAGATTTGAAAGATCCGGACTTGGTGACTCGTTTAGCGCTTGTGCACCAACGTTTCTCTACAAATACATTCCCATCTTGGGACTTAGCTCAGCCGTTTAGATACATGTGTCATAATGGTGAGATCAACACACTTCGTGGAAACGTAAGCCGTATGCGTGCTCGTGAAGAGCTTATGCAGAGCAAAGTTTTTGGCGAAGACATTAAAAAATTATTCCCAATTATCTTAGAAGGAAAATCAGATTCTGCTTCTATGGATATGGTAATTGAACTTTTATTAATGACTGGCCGTTCTCTTCCAGAGGCAATGATGATGGTAGTTCCTGAAGCTTGGGAAAAACACCAGACAATGTCTCCAGAGAAAAGAGCTTTCTATGAGTACAATGCTTGTATCATGGAGCCTTGGGATGGTCCTGCTTCTATTCCGTTTACAGATGGTAACGTAATTGGAGCTTTACTAGACAGAAATGGTTTACGTCCATCTCGTTATACATTAACGAAAAGCGGATTCGTAATTATGTCATCTGAAATTGGTGTATTAGACATCGACCCAGAAGATGTAATCCAACACGGTCGTCTAGAGCCAGGAAAAATGTTCTTGGTTGATATGAATGAAGGTCGTATCATCGAAGACGAAGAAGTTAAAAAAGCAATCGTTACAAAACGTCCATACAAACAATGGGTTGACGAAAACTTATTGCCATTGGCTAGCGTTCCTTACACAAACAACCCTACTCCTGTTGAAAAATTAGATTTCTTAACAAGACAGCGTTTGTTTGGTTATACAATTGAAGATTTAAAAACGATCATCAACCCAATGGGAAGCGACGGAGCTGAAGCAATCAGTTCTATGGGTAACGATACACCTTTGGCAGTTCTTTCAGATCAGCCTCAGTTGTTGTACAATTACTTCAAACAATTGTTTGCTCAGGTTACAAACCCGCCGTTGGATGGTATTCGTGAAGAAATCATTACTGATATCAGTTTAGCGATTGGTGGAGATTTCAATATTTTCGAAATTGAATCGAAACAATGTAAAAAATTAAAAATCCAAAATCCGGTTATTTCTAATGAGGATTTGGACAAAATCAGAAATATTGATCACGCAGATTTCAAATCGGCTACAATTTCTACTTTATATAAAATAGAAAAAGGAGTTAACGGTTTAGAGCGTGCTCTTGAAAAATGTGTTCAGGCAACTTTTAAAGCGGTTAACGAAGGATGCAACATCATTATCTTATCAGATAGAGGTGTAAGCGAAGAATTAGCTCCAATCCCAATGTTATTGGCTTGTTCTTACATTCACCACTCATTAAACATTTTACAAGTTCGTTCTAAATTCGGAATCATTATCGAATCTGCTGAACCAAGAGAACCGCATCATTTTGCTTTATTGTTCGGATACGGTGCAAGTGCCATCAACCCTTACATGGTAAACGAAATCATTCACGATCAAGTTGAAAAAGGTTTCATTACAAAAGTAAAAGCTGATTATGCTGTTGTAAATTACAACAAAGCAATTGCAAAAGGAATCGTGAAAATCATGAACAAAATTGGTATCTCTACTTTACATTCGTACAGAGCTGCTCAGATTTTCGAGATTTTAGGTTTAAACAAAACATTTACATCTAAATACTTCCCTTACACTCCATCAAGAATTGAAGGAATTGGTTTAATGGAAGTGGAGAAAGAGGTTAAAAAACGTTTCCAAAAAGCTTTCCCAAATTCAAAAATTGCAAACTTGCTTTCTCTTGAAATTGGAGGTATTTACAGATGGAGACGTGGTGGTGAAAAACACATGTTTAACCCAACTACGATTTCTAAATTACAACAAGCGGTTCGTTTAAACAGCCCAGAAAGTTATAAAGAATACTCAAATGCCGTTAATGAGCAAAGCTCAAACTTAATGACGATTAGAGGTTTATTTGAATTCAATAATTTAGATCCTATTTCTATTGACGAAGTAGAACCTTGGACAGAAATTGTAAAGAAATTCAAAACTGGAGCAATGTCTTATGGTTCTATCAGCCAGGAAGCGCATGAGAACTTAGCAATTGCAATGAACAGAATTGGAGGAAAAAGTAACTCTGGAGAAGGTGGAGAAGATCCAAGACGTTTCCAAAAAGAAATTAACGGAGATTCTAGAAACTCTGCAATTAAACAAGTTGCATCAGGACGTTTTGGTGTTTCGATCAACTATTTGACAAACGCTAAAGAAATCCAAATCAAAATGGCTCAGGGAGCAAAACCTGGTGAAGGTGGACAGTTACCTGGAGAAAAAGTGGTGCCTTGGATTGCTGAAACGAGAAACTCTACGCCTTATGTAGGTTTGATTTCGCCTCCTCCTCACCACGATATTTACTCAATTGAGGATTTATCTCAGTTGATTTACGATTTGAAAAACGCAAACCGTGAAGCTCGTATTAACGTAAAATTAGTTTCTGAAGTTGGAGTTGGAACCATCGCTGCCGGTGTTGCTAAAGCGAAAGCTGACGTTATCTTGATTTCAGGTTATGACGGAGGAACTGGAGCTGCTCCATTAACTTCTTTACAGCACACAGGTATTCCGTGGGAACTTGGTTTAGCTGAAGCGCAGCAAACTTTGATCTTAAACGATTTAAGAAGCCGTGTAGTTTTAGAGTGTGACGGACAGTTGAAAACAGGTCGTGACGTAGCTATCGCAGCTTTATTAGGTGCAGAAGAATTCGGATTTGCAACGGCTCCGCTTGTAGCTTCTGGATGTATCATGATGAGAGCTTGTCACTTAAATACTTGCCCAGTTGGTATTGCAACTCAAGATCCTGAATTGAGAAAGAATTTCAAAGGAACTCCAGAGCACGTAATCAACTTCATGTATTTCATTGCTGAAGAGTTAAGAGAAATCATGGCACAGTTAGGTTTCAGAACTTTAAAAGAAATGGTAGGTCAATCACAAAAATTAAATGTGAACAAAGCTATCAAACATTATAAAGCAAATGGTTTAGACTTGTCAACAATTCTATACAAACCGGAAAAAGCGAAAACAGAGCCAAATCATAATACAACTACTCAAGATCACCAACTTGAAAACGTATTGGATTTTGATATCATCAAAGAAGCGATTCCGTCTATCTATAGAAAAGAGAAAACAAGAGTAACCTTTAAAATTAAAAATACAGACCGTTCTGTAGGTGCGATTTTGAGTAACGAAATCTCAAAAATCTACGGCGCACAAGGATTACCTGATGACACTATTTTAGTTGATTTTGAAGGTTCTGCTGGACAAAGTTTTGGTGCTTTTGCAACAAACGGATTGTCATTTAAAATTCACGGAAACTGTAATGATTATTTAGGAAAAGGTCTTTCTGGAGGAAAATTAATTGTAAAAGTACCTCCTACTGCGACTTTCAACCCTGAAGACAATATCATTATCGGAAACGTTGCCCTTTACGGAGCTATTACCGGAGAGGCTTATATTAATGGAATGGCCGGAGAGCGTTTCTGTGTAAGAAATTCTGGAGCAACAGCAGTTGTTGAAGGAATTGGAGATCACGGTTGCGAGTACATGACTGGTGGTACAGTAGTAGTTTTAGGAAAAACAGGAAGAAACTTCGCAGCTGGTATGAGCGGTGGTGTAGCTTATGTTTACGATCCAAAAAAGAAATTCGATTCTACAGTTTGTAACATGGAAATGGTTGCATTCGATCCAATGGAAGAAGAAGATCTTACGAAACTAAGAAAACTAATCAAAAACCATTCGTTGTACACAAGCAGTCCATTAGCAAAAAGAATTTTAGCAGACTGGGAAAACCAACAACAGCACTTCGTAAAAGTAATGCCAACTGATTACAAAAAAGCATTACAAAGAATTGCAGAAGAGAAAAAAATAGAAGAATTAATAGCGGGATAA